One part of the Salmo salar chromosome ssa10, Ssal_v3.1, whole genome shotgun sequence genome encodes these proteins:
- the LOC106560835 gene encoding transcriptional repressor CTCF isoform X3 produces the protein MDGGPTDVVVEAKDFITYEGEEVVADLLQQAAEGVMDQQPEGVAGLDTQQLVEGVNVEMMVMDSLDPALLQMKTEVMDAPVATAHEATVTTVDETQIITLQVVNMDEQQLGGLGELQLVQVPVSAVPVTQATVEALQGTFVDTTAMPKDGNPVICHTLPLPEGFQVVKVGANGEVETVEQDELQHQEEQQVHPEEEELHCEPEPEEPQWAKDPDYQPPAKKTIKKAKKSKLRYNTEGDKDNMDVSVYDFEEEQQEGMLSEVNAEKVVGNMKPPKPTKIKKKGVKKTFQCELCSYTCPRRSNLDRHMKSHTDERPHKCHLCGRAFRTVTLLRNHLNTHTGTRPHKCQDCDMAFVTSGELVRHRRYKHTHEKPFKCSMCDYASVEVSKLKRHIRSHTGERPFQCSLCSYASRDTYKLKRHMRTHSGEKPYECYICHARFTQSGTMKMHILQKHTENVAKFHCPHCDTVIARKSDLGVHLRKQHSFIEQGRKCRYCDAVFHERYALIQHQKSHKNEKRFKCDQCDYCCRQERHMLMHRRTHTGEKPYACSQCEKTFRQKQLLDMHFRRYHDPNFVPTAFVCTKCGKAFTRRNTMARHAENCNGDPSEGENGSPPKRGRGGRKRKMRSRKDDDDDDDDDDDDSEDNADPELDDIDEEDEEAEAALLEEEEEEEMELEQAPPTKPIPAPVEPPVKRKRGRPPKNIPKPSPPAKASKAAPKGKAAAAAAIIQVEDENTGAIENIIVKKEPEVEQAAPEVVVEQPEEAGVETVELPVADTAPNGDLTPEMILSMMDR, from the exons ATGGACGGAGGACCAACAGATGTTGTGGTTGAGGCCAAGGACTTCATCACCtatgagggggaggaggtggtggcAGACCTGCTCCAGCAAGCAGCAGAGGGGGTGATGGACCAGCAGCCAGAGGGAGTTGCTGGTCTGGATACCCAGCAGCTGGTGGagggagtcaatgtggagatgaTGGTAATGGACTCCCTGGACCCGGCCCTGCTTCAGATGAAGACTGAGGTGATGGACGCCCCTGTGGCTACAGCCCACGAGGCCACGGTCACCACGGTGGATGAGACCCAGATCATCACACTGCAGGTTGTCAACATGGATGAGCAGCAGCTGGGAGGCCTCGGGGAGCTACAGCTGGTCCAGGTCCCTGTCTCTGCTGTCCCTGTCACCCAGGCCACTGTAGAGGCGCTACAGGGCACCTTCGTGGACACCACGGCCATGCCCAAAGACGGAAACCCTGTTATCTGCCACACCCTGCCCCTGCCAGAGGGATTTCAG GTGGTGAAGGTTGGTGCGAATGGTGAGGTGGAAACAGTGGAGCAGGATGAGCTCCAGCACCAGGAGGAGCAGCAGGTCCATCCTGAGGAGGAGGAGCTGCACTGCGAGCCCGAGCCTGAAGAACCACAATGGGCCAAGGACCCCGACTACCAGCCCCCAGCCAAGAAGACCATCAAGAAGGCAAAAAAGAGCAAGCTGCGCTACAACACAGAGGGGGATAAAGACAACATGGACGTGTCTGTGTACGATTttgaggaggagcagcaggaagGGATGCTCTCTGAGGTCAATGCAGAGAAGGTGGTGGGCAACATGAAACCCCCCAAACCTACCAAAATTAAGAAGAAGG GTGTGAAGAAAACATTCCAGTGTGAGCTGTGTAGCTACACCTGTCCCCGCCGCTCCAACCTGGACCGACACATGAAAAGCCACACAGATGAGAGGCCCCACAAGTGCCATCTGTGTGGAAGGGCCTTCAGGACCGTTACCCTGCTGAGGAaccacctcaacacacacacag GTACCAGACCACACAAGTGTCAAGATTGTGACATGGCCTTCGTGACCAGTGGAGAGCTGGTCCGACATCGTCGCTACAAGCACACACATGAGAAACCCTTCAAGTGCTCCATGTGTGACTATGCCAGTGTAGAGGTGAGCAAGTTAAAGCGGCACATCCGTTCCCACACTGGGGAGCGTCCGTTCCAGTGCAGTTTGTGCAGCTATGCCAGCAGAGACACCTACAAGCTGAAGAGACACATGAGGACACACTCGG GAGAGAAGCCGTACGAGTGCTACATCTGCCACGCCCGTTTCACCCAGAGTGGAACCATGAAGATGCACATCCTGCAGAAGCACACAGAGAACGTGGCCAAGTTCCACTGCCCCCACTGTGACACGGTTATCGCCCGAAAGAGTGACCTGG GCGTCCACCTGCGAAAACAGCACTCGTTCATTGAGCAGGGCAGGAAATGTCGTTACTGTGATGCTGTGTTCCACGAGCGCTACGCACTCATCCAGCACCAGAAGTCCCACAAGAACGAGAAACGCTTCAAGTGTGACCAGTGTGATTACTGCTGCAGACAG GAGCGCCACATGCTGATGCACAGGCGcacccacacaggagagaagccttacgcCTGTAGCCAGTGTGAGAAGACCTTCCGTCAGAAGCAGCTCCTGGACATGCACTTCCGCCGCTACCATGACCCCAACTTTGTGCCTACCGCCTTTGTGTGCACCAAGTGTGGCAAGGCCTTCACCCGCAGG AACACCATggccagacatgcagagaactGTAACGGGGATCCTAGTGAAGGAGAGAACGGATCCCCACCCAAGAGAGGACGAggtgggaggaagaggaagatgcgCTCAAGGAAGGAcgacgacgatgatgatgatgatgacgatgacgaCAGTG AGGACAATGCTGATCCTGAGCTGGATGACATtgatgaagaggatgaggaggctGAGGCAGCATtgctggaggaagaggaggaggaggagatggagttgGAGCAGGCTCCACCCACCAAACCTATTCCTGCCCCTGTAGAGCCGCCTGTCAAGAGGAAACGCGGCAGACCCCCCAAGAACATCCCCAAACCCTCCCCACCCGCCAAAGCCAGCAAGGCTGCCCCCAAAGGCAAGGCTGCTGCAG CTGCAGCCATCATCCAGGTGGAGGATGAGAATACCGGCGCCATAGAGAACATCATAGTGAAGAAGGAgccagaggttgaacaggctgccccagaggtggtggtggagcaGCCAGAGGAGGCGGGGGTGGAGACGGTGGAGCTGCCTGTAGCAGACACTGCCCCCAACGGAGACCTCACCCCTGAGATGATCCTCAGCATGATGGACCGGTGA
- the LOC106560835 gene encoding transcriptional repressor CTCF isoform X1, with the protein MKYSFLVQVLPMDGGPTDVVVEAKDFITYEGEEVVADLLQQAAEGVMDQQPEGVAGLDTQQLVEGVNVEMMVMDSLDPALLQMKTEVMDAPVATAHEATVTTVDETQIITLQVVNMDEQQLGGLGELQLVQVPVSAVPVTQATVEALQGTFVDTTAMPKDGNPVICHTLPLPEGFQVVKVGANGEVETVEQDELQHQEEQQVHPEEEELHCEPEPEEPQWAKDPDYQPPAKKTIKKAKKSKLRYNTEGDKDNMDVSVYDFEEEQQEGMLSEVNAEKVVGNMKPPKPTKIKKKGVKKTFQCELCSYTCPRRSNLDRHMKSHTDERPHKCHLCGRAFRTVTLLRNHLNTHTGTRPHKCQDCDMAFVTSGELVRHRRYKHTHEKPFKCSMCDYASVEVSKLKRHIRSHTGERPFQCSLCSYASRDTYKLKRHMRTHSGEKPYECYICHARFTQSGTMKMHILQKHTENVAKFHCPHCDTVIARKSDLGVHLRKQHSFIEQGRKCRYCDAVFHERYALIQHQKSHKNEKRFKCDQCDYCCRQERHMLMHRRTHTGEKPYACSQCEKTFRQKQLLDMHFRRYHDPNFVPTAFVCTKCGKAFTRRNTMARHAENCNGDPSEGENGSPPKRGRGGRKRKMRSRKDDDDDDDDDDDDSEDNADPELDDIDEEDEEAEAALLEEEEEEEMELEQAPPTKPIPAPVEPPVKRKRGRPPKNIPKPSPPAKASKAAPKGKAAAAAAIIQVEDENTGAIENIIVKKEPEVEQAAPEVVVEQPEEAGVETVELPVADTAPNGDLTPEMILSMMDR; encoded by the exons ATGAAGTATTCCTTTCTAGTGCAG GTGTTACCGATGGACGGAGGACCAACAGATGTTGTGGTTGAGGCCAAGGACTTCATCACCtatgagggggaggaggtggtggcAGACCTGCTCCAGCAAGCAGCAGAGGGGGTGATGGACCAGCAGCCAGAGGGAGTTGCTGGTCTGGATACCCAGCAGCTGGTGGagggagtcaatgtggagatgaTGGTAATGGACTCCCTGGACCCGGCCCTGCTTCAGATGAAGACTGAGGTGATGGACGCCCCTGTGGCTACAGCCCACGAGGCCACGGTCACCACGGTGGATGAGACCCAGATCATCACACTGCAGGTTGTCAACATGGATGAGCAGCAGCTGGGAGGCCTCGGGGAGCTACAGCTGGTCCAGGTCCCTGTCTCTGCTGTCCCTGTCACCCAGGCCACTGTAGAGGCGCTACAGGGCACCTTCGTGGACACCACGGCCATGCCCAAAGACGGAAACCCTGTTATCTGCCACACCCTGCCCCTGCCAGAGGGATTTCAG GTGGTGAAGGTTGGTGCGAATGGTGAGGTGGAAACAGTGGAGCAGGATGAGCTCCAGCACCAGGAGGAGCAGCAGGTCCATCCTGAGGAGGAGGAGCTGCACTGCGAGCCCGAGCCTGAAGAACCACAATGGGCCAAGGACCCCGACTACCAGCCCCCAGCCAAGAAGACCATCAAGAAGGCAAAAAAGAGCAAGCTGCGCTACAACACAGAGGGGGATAAAGACAACATGGACGTGTCTGTGTACGATTttgaggaggagcagcaggaagGGATGCTCTCTGAGGTCAATGCAGAGAAGGTGGTGGGCAACATGAAACCCCCCAAACCTACCAAAATTAAGAAGAAGG GTGTGAAGAAAACATTCCAGTGTGAGCTGTGTAGCTACACCTGTCCCCGCCGCTCCAACCTGGACCGACACATGAAAAGCCACACAGATGAGAGGCCCCACAAGTGCCATCTGTGTGGAAGGGCCTTCAGGACCGTTACCCTGCTGAGGAaccacctcaacacacacacag GTACCAGACCACACAAGTGTCAAGATTGTGACATGGCCTTCGTGACCAGTGGAGAGCTGGTCCGACATCGTCGCTACAAGCACACACATGAGAAACCCTTCAAGTGCTCCATGTGTGACTATGCCAGTGTAGAGGTGAGCAAGTTAAAGCGGCACATCCGTTCCCACACTGGGGAGCGTCCGTTCCAGTGCAGTTTGTGCAGCTATGCCAGCAGAGACACCTACAAGCTGAAGAGACACATGAGGACACACTCGG GAGAGAAGCCGTACGAGTGCTACATCTGCCACGCCCGTTTCACCCAGAGTGGAACCATGAAGATGCACATCCTGCAGAAGCACACAGAGAACGTGGCCAAGTTCCACTGCCCCCACTGTGACACGGTTATCGCCCGAAAGAGTGACCTGG GCGTCCACCTGCGAAAACAGCACTCGTTCATTGAGCAGGGCAGGAAATGTCGTTACTGTGATGCTGTGTTCCACGAGCGCTACGCACTCATCCAGCACCAGAAGTCCCACAAGAACGAGAAACGCTTCAAGTGTGACCAGTGTGATTACTGCTGCAGACAG GAGCGCCACATGCTGATGCACAGGCGcacccacacaggagagaagccttacgcCTGTAGCCAGTGTGAGAAGACCTTCCGTCAGAAGCAGCTCCTGGACATGCACTTCCGCCGCTACCATGACCCCAACTTTGTGCCTACCGCCTTTGTGTGCACCAAGTGTGGCAAGGCCTTCACCCGCAGG AACACCATggccagacatgcagagaactGTAACGGGGATCCTAGTGAAGGAGAGAACGGATCCCCACCCAAGAGAGGACGAggtgggaggaagaggaagatgcgCTCAAGGAAGGAcgacgacgatgatgatgatgatgacgatgacgaCAGTG AGGACAATGCTGATCCTGAGCTGGATGACATtgatgaagaggatgaggaggctGAGGCAGCATtgctggaggaagaggaggaggaggagatggagttgGAGCAGGCTCCACCCACCAAACCTATTCCTGCCCCTGTAGAGCCGCCTGTCAAGAGGAAACGCGGCAGACCCCCCAAGAACATCCCCAAACCCTCCCCACCCGCCAAAGCCAGCAAGGCTGCCCCCAAAGGCAAGGCTGCTGCAG CTGCAGCCATCATCCAGGTGGAGGATGAGAATACCGGCGCCATAGAGAACATCATAGTGAAGAAGGAgccagaggttgaacaggctgccccagaggtggtggtggagcaGCCAGAGGAGGCGGGGGTGGAGACGGTGGAGCTGCCTGTAGCAGACACTGCCCCCAACGGAGACCTCACCCCTGAGATGATCCTCAGCATGATGGACCGGTGA
- the LOC106560835 gene encoding transcriptional repressor CTCF isoform X2 — translation MKYSFLVQVLPMDGGPTDVVVEAKDFITYEGEEVVADLLQQAAEGVMDQQPEGVAGLDTQQLVEGVNVEMMVMDSLDPALLQMKTEVMDAPVATAHEATVTTVDETQIITLQVVNMDEQQLGGLGELQLVQVPVSAVPVTQATVEALQGTFVDTTAMPKDGNPVICHTLPLPEGFQVVKVGANGEVETVEQDELQHQEEQQVHPEEEELHCEPEPEEPQWAKDPDYQPPAKKTIKKAKKSKLRYNTEGDKDNMDVSVYDFEEEQQEGMLSEVNAEKVVGNMKPPKPTKIKKKGVKKTFQCELCSYTCPRRSNLDRHMKSHTDERPHKCHLCGRAFRTVTLLRNHLNTHTGTRPHKCQDCDMAFVTSGELVRHRRYKHTHEKPFKCSMCDYASVEVSKLKRHIRSHTGERPFQCSLCSYASRDTYKLKRHMRTHSGEKPYECYICHARFTQSGTMKMHILQKHTENVAKFHCPHCDTVIARKSDLGVHLRKQHSFIEQGRKCRYCDAVFHERYALIQHQKSHKNEKRFKCDQCDYCCRQERHMLMHRRTHTGEKPYACSQCEKTFRQKQLLDMHFRRYHDPNFVPTAFVCTKCGKAFTRRNTMARHAENCNGDPSEGENGSPPKRGRGGRKRKMRSRKDDDDDDDDDDDDSEDNADPELDDIDEEDEEAEAALLEEEEEEEMELEQAPPTKPIPAPVEPPVKRKRGRPPKNIPKPSPPAKASKAAPKAAAIIQVEDENTGAIENIIVKKEPEVEQAAPEVVVEQPEEAGVETVELPVADTAPNGDLTPEMILSMMDR, via the exons ATGAAGTATTCCTTTCTAGTGCAG GTGTTACCGATGGACGGAGGACCAACAGATGTTGTGGTTGAGGCCAAGGACTTCATCACCtatgagggggaggaggtggtggcAGACCTGCTCCAGCAAGCAGCAGAGGGGGTGATGGACCAGCAGCCAGAGGGAGTTGCTGGTCTGGATACCCAGCAGCTGGTGGagggagtcaatgtggagatgaTGGTAATGGACTCCCTGGACCCGGCCCTGCTTCAGATGAAGACTGAGGTGATGGACGCCCCTGTGGCTACAGCCCACGAGGCCACGGTCACCACGGTGGATGAGACCCAGATCATCACACTGCAGGTTGTCAACATGGATGAGCAGCAGCTGGGAGGCCTCGGGGAGCTACAGCTGGTCCAGGTCCCTGTCTCTGCTGTCCCTGTCACCCAGGCCACTGTAGAGGCGCTACAGGGCACCTTCGTGGACACCACGGCCATGCCCAAAGACGGAAACCCTGTTATCTGCCACACCCTGCCCCTGCCAGAGGGATTTCAG GTGGTGAAGGTTGGTGCGAATGGTGAGGTGGAAACAGTGGAGCAGGATGAGCTCCAGCACCAGGAGGAGCAGCAGGTCCATCCTGAGGAGGAGGAGCTGCACTGCGAGCCCGAGCCTGAAGAACCACAATGGGCCAAGGACCCCGACTACCAGCCCCCAGCCAAGAAGACCATCAAGAAGGCAAAAAAGAGCAAGCTGCGCTACAACACAGAGGGGGATAAAGACAACATGGACGTGTCTGTGTACGATTttgaggaggagcagcaggaagGGATGCTCTCTGAGGTCAATGCAGAGAAGGTGGTGGGCAACATGAAACCCCCCAAACCTACCAAAATTAAGAAGAAGG GTGTGAAGAAAACATTCCAGTGTGAGCTGTGTAGCTACACCTGTCCCCGCCGCTCCAACCTGGACCGACACATGAAAAGCCACACAGATGAGAGGCCCCACAAGTGCCATCTGTGTGGAAGGGCCTTCAGGACCGTTACCCTGCTGAGGAaccacctcaacacacacacag GTACCAGACCACACAAGTGTCAAGATTGTGACATGGCCTTCGTGACCAGTGGAGAGCTGGTCCGACATCGTCGCTACAAGCACACACATGAGAAACCCTTCAAGTGCTCCATGTGTGACTATGCCAGTGTAGAGGTGAGCAAGTTAAAGCGGCACATCCGTTCCCACACTGGGGAGCGTCCGTTCCAGTGCAGTTTGTGCAGCTATGCCAGCAGAGACACCTACAAGCTGAAGAGACACATGAGGACACACTCGG GAGAGAAGCCGTACGAGTGCTACATCTGCCACGCCCGTTTCACCCAGAGTGGAACCATGAAGATGCACATCCTGCAGAAGCACACAGAGAACGTGGCCAAGTTCCACTGCCCCCACTGTGACACGGTTATCGCCCGAAAGAGTGACCTGG GCGTCCACCTGCGAAAACAGCACTCGTTCATTGAGCAGGGCAGGAAATGTCGTTACTGTGATGCTGTGTTCCACGAGCGCTACGCACTCATCCAGCACCAGAAGTCCCACAAGAACGAGAAACGCTTCAAGTGTGACCAGTGTGATTACTGCTGCAGACAG GAGCGCCACATGCTGATGCACAGGCGcacccacacaggagagaagccttacgcCTGTAGCCAGTGTGAGAAGACCTTCCGTCAGAAGCAGCTCCTGGACATGCACTTCCGCCGCTACCATGACCCCAACTTTGTGCCTACCGCCTTTGTGTGCACCAAGTGTGGCAAGGCCTTCACCCGCAGG AACACCATggccagacatgcagagaactGTAACGGGGATCCTAGTGAAGGAGAGAACGGATCCCCACCCAAGAGAGGACGAggtgggaggaagaggaagatgcgCTCAAGGAAGGAcgacgacgatgatgatgatgatgacgatgacgaCAGTG AGGACAATGCTGATCCTGAGCTGGATGACATtgatgaagaggatgaggaggctGAGGCAGCATtgctggaggaagaggaggaggaggagatggagttgGAGCAGGCTCCACCCACCAAACCTATTCCTGCCCCTGTAGAGCCGCCTGTCAAGAGGAAACGCGGCAGACCCCCCAAGAACATCCCCAAACCCTCCCCACCCGCCAAAGCCAGCAAGGCTGCCCCCAAAG CTGCAGCCATCATCCAGGTGGAGGATGAGAATACCGGCGCCATAGAGAACATCATAGTGAAGAAGGAgccagaggttgaacaggctgccccagaggtggtggtggagcaGCCAGAGGAGGCGGGGGTGGAGACGGTGGAGCTGCCTGTAGCAGACACTGCCCCCAACGGAGACCTCACCCCTGAGATGATCCTCAGCATGATGGACCGGTGA